A part of Oncorhynchus kisutch isolate 150728-3 linkage group LG2, Okis_V2, whole genome shotgun sequence genomic DNA contains:
- the LOC109900983 gene encoding uncharacterized protein LOC109900983, with protein MMTGKLSEEMVELLLAPWRSSPRATGLEGRLVAALELYDHFPLDVAVTGGTQEANTQLARALCGLGNEEEEEEEEEEKSEDEEASDDDEIEISGTLTKVFEREGKGQVKESEQDDNKRDDPPTENQPIVLHPKSPMILHPKIPNIRIWTIPSLDGQNHPIEHFDVLVVLTSVHHQDKLPGPIMELRDRDQPLFLVRAEQEWDLVQEKLTGPCKTCAWERMRARQMEIERKRLAATAGDAEVPEDVKQTLLELSEIGATMTTALPELRKKAFCQFMVDVFRENRVPKLLRNDEQSLLSAGLRMDKVRPGDIDWNGHLFESRDLTNPPSRLLSALTALEHLRLDLGVLGQTGCGSSSLVNSLLGLKNQDERASPTGVTETTMEALGFPHPELPNVWLWDLPGMGRVGELAPSSTKTDQKALSSSPQPPSPFPPMSLTPLHPLCDVYILVSPLRLSQVCVQLLQSLSAQGRMCYLVLSKADLMGEGAVEEVRRWSEEALGRLGLKHTTFLVSALHPGELDFPRLQELLCSALASHRKAALVHYVVELLESEVWGGKDQADPCKLQ; from the exons ATGATGACTGGGAAACTGAGTGAAGAAATGGTGGAGCTGCTGCTTGCACCATGGCGTTCGTCTCCACGGGCGACGGGACTGGAGGGCAGGCTGGTGGCGGCGTTGGAACTGTATGACCACTTCCCTTTAGATGTGGCTGTTACTGGGGGAACCCAGGAGGCCAACACTCAACTGGCCAGAGCACTGTGTGGGTTAggaaatgaggaggaggaggaggaagaggaggaggagaaaagtgAGGATGAGGAAGctagtgatgatgatgaaatTGAGATTTCGGGGACTCTGACTAAAGTGtttgagagagaaggaaaaggacAGGTTAAGGAAAGTGAGCAGGACGACAACAAGAGAGATGACCCTCCCACTGAGAACCAACCGATCGTCCTGCACCCCAAATCACCAATGATCCTGCACCCTAAAATCCCCAACATTCGGATTTGGACAATTCCAAGCCTCGATGGCCAAAACCACCCTATTGAACACTTCGATGTGTTGGTGGTCCTCACCTCAGTGCATCACCAGGACAAACTCCCAGGGCCTATCATGGAGCTCCGCGACAGGGACCAACCGCTGTTCTTAGTCAGAGCTGAACAGGAGTGGGACCTGGTCCAGGAGAAGCTCACAGGACCCTGTAAGACCTGTGcctgggagagaatgagagcccGTCAGATGGAGATTGAGAGGAAGAGGCTGGCAGCCACAGCTGGAGATGCTGAAGTCCCAGAGGATGTGAAGCAAACGTTACTAGAGTTAAGCGAAATTGGAGCGACCATGACTACAGCTCTGCCTGAGCTGAGAAAGAAAGCATTCTGTCAGTTCATGGTGGATGTTTTCAGAGAAAACAGAGTTCCAAAACTGCTGAGGAATGACgaaca GTCTCTGCTGTCAGCTGGACTGAGAATGGATAAGGTGCGTCCGGGGGACATTGATTGGAATGGACACCTGTTCGAGTCCAGAGATCTGACCAACCCCCCATCCAGACTTCTCTCCGCCCTCACGGCCTTGGAGCACCTCCGACTGGACCTGGGGGTCCTGGGGCAGACAGGTTGCGGAAGCTCCAGCCTAGTCAACTCCCTCCTGGGCTTGAAGAACCAGGACGAGAGGGCGTCTCCCACTGGAGTCACTGAAACCACCATGGAGGCTCTGGGGTTCCCACACCCTGAGCTGCCTAATGTCTGGCTGTGGGATCTACCAGGCATGGGCAGGGTGGGGGAACTGGCTCCCTCATCGACCAAGACAGATCAGAAGGCTCTTTCATCTTCTCCGCAACCTCCATCTCCATTCCCTCCGATGTCGCTGACTCCTCTGCACCCACTATGtgatgtctacatcctggtttcGCCTCTCAGGCTTAGCCAGGTCTGTGTCCAGCTGCTGCAGAGTCTGTCAGCTCAGGGGAGGATGTGCTACCTGGTCCTCTCCAAGGCTGACCTAATGGGGGAAGGAGCTGTTGAAGAGGTTAGAAGGTGGAGTGAGGAGGCCCTAGGTCGACTAGGCCTCAAACATACCACTTTCCTGGTGTCAGCTCTCCACCCAGGGGAGCTGGACTTCCCCAGGCTGCAGGAGCTGTTATGTAGTGCACTGGCTTCCCACAGAAAGGCTGCCCTTGTTCACTATGTTGTAGAACTTTTGGAATCAGAGGTGTGGGGGGGAAAGGACCAGGCAGACCCTTGTAAGCTTCAGTGA